The Methanobrevibacter ruminantium genomic interval ATGGAAGAGATACAGTTCCACCCAACAGGTATGGTCTATCCGGATTCAAGAAAGGGAGTTCTTGTAACTGAAGCGGTAAGGGCTGAAGGCGGAAGACTCATCAACAGCGAAGGTGAAAGGTTCATGGGCAGATACGATGACCGTATGGAACTTGCTACCCGTGACGTTGTCGCAAGGTCAATCTATAATGAGATCATGGAAGGAAGAGGAACAGAGCATGGAGGAGTATACCTTGATGTAAGCCACCTCGACCCAGACTTGATTGATGAAAAGCTTGAAACCATGGTGCTTCAGTTTGAAGACATTGGAGTGGACATAAAAACCGAACCAATGGAAGTTGCACCTACTGCACACCATCATATGGGAGGGGTCAGAATCAACGAAGATGGCCAATCCACTGTTGAAAACCTATTCGCTTGCGGTGAAGTGTGTGGAGGAGTCCATGGTGCAAACCGTCTCGGTGGAAATGCACTTGCAGACACTCAGGTATTCGGTAAAAGAGCAGGATTTGCGGCTGCCCTTGCATGTGACTTGACTACAATGCAGTACAATTTCACAGCTGTTGAAGAGGAAAAGGAAAGAATAGAATCATTGATGAAGGAAGGTTCTATCGATTCAATAGCTATGAAGAAGGAAATTCAGCAATTGATGTGGGAAAAAGTTTCAATTGTAAGAAATGAGCAAAACCTAAAGTCCGCTCTTGAAAGACTTCTTGAAATGAAAGAGGAATTGAATGACCTCAATGTTGATGAGAGAACCCAATTCAATGAATCACTCCTTACTGCACTTGAAGTAATCAATATGGTTGAAATCTGTATCCTTATCGTAAAATCTGCAATACTCAGAAGAGAAAGTAGAGGAGCGCACTTCAGAGAAGACTTCCCAGAAACAAATGATGAGCTTTGGAAAAAGAGCATTGTCATGGGACCAAATAAAATCAGATTTGCTAAACGTTAGTAAGATTGACTAATTTTTATCAATCTTATTTATTCTAATTTTTGTGGAGTTCAACTCCACTTTTTTTATCTTGGAAAAAATAGTTCGTATAATATAGAATTAAATAAAAAACTAAAAAAATATAGGAATAGAAAATTGCCTATTCCTCAGATTCTGATTCTCTTAACCCTTTCATTTCTGCAATAGCCCTTTTTGCCTCACTTAAGATATGGCCTTCATCTACAGTAAGCAATTTTCTGCCTTCCATCAATACCTTACCATTACAAATGGTAGTGTCAACATTGGAACCGTTAGCAGAGTAGACAAGATTGGATGAAATCGCATTGCTCATTGGAGTCATGTTAGGAGCATTGGTATCAACAAGAATAAGATCTGCCCTCTTGCCAACTTCAATTGAACCTGCATCAATTCCTAATGCATTTGCGCCATTGAATGTTGCCATATTAATCACTTCATCAGCTGTTGCCAATTTAGGATTGAGTGTTGAAACCTTTTGAAGAAGTGCTGCAAACTTCATCTCATCGAACATGTCAAGATTGTTATTGCTTGAAGCACCATCAGTACCAAGTCCGACACAAATATTTTGTTTCAATAATTCACCTATAGGTGCTGCACCTGAAGCAAGTTTCATGTTACTGCATGGGTTGTGTGAAACCTTGACATCATACTTTTTAATCAAATCTATCTCATTTTGGTCCAACCATACACCATGAGCAGCAACAATATCACTACCTAATATGCCCAAGTCATCTAAATACTCAAAGGGCCTTTTATTTTGATGAGCTTCCTTACAATCATTAATTTCCTTCATTGTCTCATTCATATGAATGTGGATACCAACTTGATGCTTATCAGCTTCCTTTCTAACCCTCTCGAGAAGCTCACTTGAAGTGGTATAGATTGAATGTGGACCGAACATTGTAGTGATTCTTCCATCAGCAGTATTGTTGTGATTTTTTATTAAAGATATGTTTTCCTTGAATTCATTCTCACGTTTTTCCTCAATGCCGAAATCAATCATACCATATGACAACACTGCCCTCATTCCAATTTCCTCTACAGCTTGGGCAACTCCATCCATATAGAAGTACATGTCTGAAAATGTGGTTGTACCGCTCTTGATCATTTCAGCCGCACCAAGAAGTGCACCTATGTAACAGTACTCCCTGCTTAAGTGTGCTTCCATAGGCCAGATATGATCGTTAAGCCAAGTGTCCAATTCCAAGTCATCAGCTATTCCACGTAAAAGTGACATTGAAATGTGAGTGTGAGTGTTGACAAGCCCTGGCATCAATATCTTATCAGTAGCGTCAATAATCTTTTCTGCATTTGATTCGTCGATTGCACTTCCTATTTCTGCAATCCTATCTTCAACTATCAATACATCAGCATTCTTTTCTTCAGTTTTTCCATTTCCCAATGGATTTAGTATAGTGGCATTTTTGATTAATATGTTTTGACTTTCCATTGAAACACCTGAATTTAATTATATTATATTATTTTTTTTAAGAATTTTCTAATTGTTATATTATATTTTGATTAGATTAAATTTAAAGATTTTTATTATAGAAATAAATTGAAAAAAAGCGAACCGATTAAAATAGATTAATAGCTAAAGAAAGATTAAGACTAAAATATACGAATAAAAAGATCTGTGTTTAGAAAACCCATTTTTAATTATGATAGTAAAAGGTTTTTCTTTATAAACATATATCTTAGGAAAAATAATATAGTTCGATAGTTTTAATAAATTTTTTTAATTATATAGTTTTAGGGTAATTTAATCTTAAGTCTTTAGCTAAAAATCTATATAAAGTATAATTGAATAAATATCCATTATACTTTATGTATTATATGTTGCTTATTTCATATAAATTTTTTTAATTATTAATTGACAACAATATCAAAACTAGCATAAAAATATCAATTTTAAAAAAATAATAGGTAAAAAAAGATTCAATCAAGCTTTTTTTAAAAGAGCAGCAAAAAATGCTGCCCTTAACATGATTTGATAACTAAAGTGATATGTTTT includes:
- the tfrA gene encoding fumarate reductase (CoM/CoB) subunit TfrA; the encoded protein is MEIKTITTDVLIIGSGGAGCRAAIEVSNQGKEALIVSKGLTFRSGCTGMAEGGYNAALGLVDPEDSVEAHIKDTLKGGSYLNDPKLVDILINESPDRLNDLEEYGALFDRQESGELNQRPFGGQTYRRTCFQGDRTGHEIMTALKEEIIKRGIKTIDEVMITALIKDDSNNILSKVIGAVGLDLKNNDIIYFQAKAVVLATGGSGQLFPVTSNTTQKNGDGFALAWNVGADLIDMEEIQFHPTGMVYPDSRKGVLVTEAVRAEGGRLINSEGERFMGRYDDRMELATRDVVARSIYNEIMEGRGTEHGGVYLDVSHLDPDLIDEKLETMVLQFEDIGVDIKTEPMEVAPTAHHHMGGVRINEDGQSTVENLFACGEVCGGVHGANRLGGNALADTQVFGKRAGFAAALACDLTTMQYNFTAVEEEKERIESLMKEGSIDSIAMKKEIQQLMWEKVSIVRNEQNLKSALERLLEMKEELNDLNVDERTQFNESLLTALEVINMVEICILIVKSAILRRESRGAHFREDFPETNDELWKKSIVMGPNKIRFAKR
- a CDS encoding amidohydrolase family protein → MESQNILIKNATILNPLGNGKTEEKNADVLIVEDRIAEIGSAIDESNAEKIIDATDKILMPGLVNTHTHISMSLLRGIADDLELDTWLNDHIWPMEAHLSREYCYIGALLGAAEMIKSGTTTFSDMYFYMDGVAQAVEEIGMRAVLSYGMIDFGIEEKRENEFKENISLIKNHNNTADGRITTMFGPHSIYTTSSELLERVRKEADKHQVGIHIHMNETMKEINDCKEAHQNKRPFEYLDDLGILGSDIVAAHGVWLDQNEIDLIKKYDVKVSHNPCSNMKLASGAAPIGELLKQNICVGLGTDGASSNNNLDMFDEMKFAALLQKVSTLNPKLATADEVINMATFNGANALGIDAGSIEVGKRADLILVDTNAPNMTPMSNAISSNLVYSANGSNVDTTICNGKVLMEGRKLLTVDEGHILSEAKRAIAEMKGLRESESEE